One Granulicella sp. 5B5 DNA window includes the following coding sequences:
- a CDS encoding RecQ family ATP-dependent DNA helicase — MPTSLPTENRTHESLAELLHRVFGHREFRAHQREVCEAATAGRDVLLVMPTGAGKSLCYQLPTLARGGAGSRGTGLVISPLIALMDDQATKLSALGCRVARVHSGLSREAARQACRDYLAGELDFLFIAPERMRVPGFPEMLAKRKPALVAIDEAHCISAWGHDFRPDYRTLGQYLPMLRPAPIVALTATATPTVQKDIAAQLELQEPAVFITGFRRNNLAVEAVELSKPQRAEFAAKLLMDASARPAIVYAASRKDAEEIAGRLGKHFPAAAYHAGLMPEVRERVQTAFLSGKLDVVVATVAFGMGVDKADVRTVVHVALPGSVEAYYQEIGRAGRDGEMSRTVLLYSYADRRTQEFFLEKNYPAVSDLERVAMVLGEEPVDIETLQRALGKKGVAMERETLERAVEKLHGVGVAEVDFAGVVRAGDGRRGLATWKSGYDAQVSARRSQIDSMMAYAEGHQCRMVALVRHFGDASDRQGPCGHCDVCKPGGAGQEGHAPDESERRELRRILKGLEGRGQSLGKLFTELQITSDRKRFDALIDGLARAGLVSIANDTFTNPEGKEITYRKATITFEGREPDDATLATVWIRGDAARGLSVTKSSKKTAKKSVVERALTKEDEELEARLRKWRSDLAKKNGAPAFTVFADSTMRTIVLERPRSMEELFRLKGLGPAKVEKFGAEILAICRGEEASATVRETITKASPREAVQRSFPSTEAVRPKEKEAPIAVELNDAQLALEEKLKAWRKEEAAKTGLPSFFVLSDTVLRAIAAAAPETIEGLKSVRGVGPEKVDKFGAAVVGICRGRRSAGIVRGWA; from the coding sequence ATGCCGACGTCGCTGCCCACCGAAAACCGTACCCACGAGAGCCTTGCCGAGCTACTGCACCGGGTGTTTGGACACCGCGAGTTCCGGGCGCACCAGCGAGAGGTGTGCGAGGCCGCGACGGCGGGGCGCGACGTGCTGCTGGTGATGCCTACTGGCGCGGGCAAGAGCCTGTGCTATCAACTGCCAACGCTGGCTCGCGGCGGTGCCGGTTCCCGAGGGACCGGGTTGGTGATCTCGCCGCTGATTGCGCTGATGGATGACCAGGCAACAAAGCTGAGCGCGCTGGGGTGCCGTGTGGCGCGGGTACACTCGGGGCTGAGCCGCGAGGCTGCGCGGCAGGCGTGCAGAGACTATCTGGCGGGTGAGCTGGACTTCTTGTTTATCGCGCCGGAACGGATGCGGGTGCCTGGGTTTCCGGAGATGCTGGCGAAACGGAAGCCGGCGCTGGTGGCGATCGACGAGGCGCACTGCATCTCGGCCTGGGGGCACGATTTTCGGCCGGACTACCGGACGCTGGGGCAGTACCTTCCGATGCTGCGTCCGGCGCCGATTGTGGCGCTGACGGCGACGGCGACTCCGACGGTGCAGAAGGACATCGCCGCTCAGTTGGAGTTGCAGGAGCCCGCGGTGTTCATCACCGGGTTCCGGCGGAACAATCTTGCTGTGGAGGCGGTGGAGCTTTCAAAGCCGCAGCGCGCGGAGTTTGCCGCGAAGCTGCTGATGGATGCGAGCGCGCGGCCCGCGATTGTGTATGCGGCTTCGCGCAAGGATGCGGAGGAGATTGCCGGAAGACTGGGCAAGCACTTCCCTGCTGCCGCATACCATGCGGGACTGATGCCGGAGGTGCGTGAACGCGTGCAGACAGCCTTCCTGAGCGGCAAGCTGGATGTGGTGGTGGCTACGGTGGCTTTCGGAATGGGCGTGGACAAGGCCGATGTGCGGACAGTGGTGCATGTCGCGCTGCCGGGCAGTGTGGAGGCCTACTACCAGGAGATTGGCAGGGCGGGGCGCGATGGAGAGATGTCGCGGACGGTGCTGCTCTACAGCTATGCGGACCGCAGGACGCAGGAGTTTTTTCTGGAGAAAAACTACCCGGCGGTGAGCGACCTGGAGCGCGTGGCGATGGTGCTGGGTGAGGAGCCGGTGGACATCGAGACACTGCAGCGTGCACTGGGCAAAAAGGGCGTGGCGATGGAGCGCGAGACGCTGGAGCGGGCGGTGGAGAAGCTGCATGGCGTGGGCGTCGCCGAGGTGGACTTTGCAGGGGTGGTGCGCGCGGGCGATGGCCGGCGCGGGCTGGCGACGTGGAAGAGCGGGTATGACGCGCAGGTGTCCGCGCGGCGTAGCCAGATTGATAGCATGATGGCCTATGCCGAAGGCCACCAGTGCCGGATGGTGGCGCTGGTACGGCACTTTGGCGATGCGAGCGACAGACAGGGGCCGTGCGGCCACTGCGATGTGTGCAAGCCGGGTGGCGCGGGACAGGAAGGCCATGCTCCTGATGAGAGCGAACGGCGTGAGTTGCGCAGGATTTTGAAGGGGCTGGAGGGGCGTGGGCAGTCACTGGGCAAGCTGTTTACGGAGCTGCAGATTACGAGCGACCGCAAGCGTTTTGACGCACTGATCGACGGACTGGCACGGGCGGGGCTGGTGTCGATTGCGAATGATACGTTCACAAATCCTGAGGGCAAGGAGATCACGTATCGCAAGGCCACGATCACGTTCGAAGGGCGCGAGCCGGATGATGCGACGCTGGCGACAGTGTGGATTCGCGGCGATGCGGCGCGCGGGCTGAGTGTGACGAAGAGCTCGAAGAAGACGGCCAAGAAAAGTGTTGTTGAGCGCGCGCTGACGAAGGAAGACGAAGAGTTGGAGGCCCGGCTGCGCAAGTGGCGGAGTGACCTGGCAAAGAAGAACGGTGCGCCTGCATTCACCGTTTTTGCCGACAGCACGATGCGGACGATTGTGCTGGAGCGGCCACGGTCGATGGAGGAGCTGTTTCGGCTGAAGGGGCTGGGGCCGGCGAAGGTGGAGAAGTTTGGGGCGGAGATTCTGGCAATCTGTCGCGGTGAAGAGGCTTCCGCTACGGTGCGCGAGACTATCACAAAGGCGTCACCGCGTGAAGCCGTGCAGAGGAGCTTTCCATCGACAGAGGCCGTTCGTCCGAAGGAGAAAGAAGCTCCGATTGCGGTGGAGCTTAATGACGCGCAGCTGGCGCTGGAAGAAAAGCTCAAAGCGTGGCGCAAGGAAGAGGCCGCGAAGACCGGGCTGCCGAGCTTTTTTGTGCTGAGCGATACAGTGCTGCGGGCGATTGCGGCAGCGGCGCCGGAGACGATTGAGGGGTTGAAGAGCGTGCGCGGCGTGGGGCCGGAGAAGGTGGATAAGTTTGGCGCGGCGGTGGTGGGTATCTGCAGGGGTAGAAGGTCTGCGGGGATCGTGAGAGGATGGGCGTGA
- the secG gene encoding preprotein translocase subunit SecG yields the protein MIVLLVIIHVVVCLFLTGVVLLQQGKSADMAAAFGGQGSQTAFGPRGAANLLTRLTTWSAVVFMITSISLTVLMSRSANHRSVLSDLQTQSSPAKK from the coding sequence ATGATCGTTCTTCTCGTCATTATTCACGTTGTGGTCTGCCTATTCCTTACGGGCGTGGTACTTCTGCAGCAAGGCAAGTCGGCCGACATGGCCGCAGCCTTTGGCGGTCAAGGTTCCCAGACTGCATTTGGCCCACGTGGTGCAGCCAACCTGCTCACTCGCCTGACCACGTGGTCGGCGGTGGTGTTTATGATTACCTCAATCAGCCTTACCGTGCTCATGTCCCGCAGCGCGAATCACCGCTCCGTTCTATCGGATTTACAGACTCAGTCATCGCCGGCTAAGAAGTAG
- a CDS encoding HAD hydrolase-like protein: MIAAELDTTNRYPPRQTLLIDADDTLWENNIYFERAIAAFISYLDHRVHSPEQVREHLNRCERSTIAQHGYGLQSFRRSLIDCFEQLSDEPVTPEKHTRIVAFTEAISSQEIELLAGVEDTLYDLGQRHTLILVTKGNHDEQNDKLTRSGLRPFFSSVEVLSEKNTAAYIHILSSYALNPRNTWMIGNSPRSDINPALSVGMNAVFIPHDFTWVLEHEVVDQPNPTSQLLKLAAFPDLQLYF; the protein is encoded by the coding sequence ATGATTGCCGCCGAATTGGACACAACCAATAGATATCCTCCCAGACAAACGCTTCTCATTGACGCCGATGACACGCTTTGGGAAAACAACATCTACTTCGAACGTGCAATCGCGGCTTTCATCTCCTACCTCGATCATCGGGTTCACTCTCCAGAACAGGTCCGTGAACACCTGAATCGCTGTGAGCGGTCGACCATCGCCCAGCACGGGTACGGTCTGCAAAGCTTCCGGCGATCGTTGATTGACTGTTTCGAGCAACTCAGCGACGAGCCGGTCACACCTGAGAAGCACACCCGTATCGTCGCATTTACCGAGGCGATCTCCAGCCAGGAGATCGAATTGCTCGCTGGTGTAGAAGATACCCTGTACGACCTCGGCCAGCGTCACACCCTAATCCTCGTCACGAAGGGCAACCACGACGAGCAGAACGACAAGCTGACACGGTCCGGCCTCCGGCCATTTTTCTCTTCAGTTGAGGTACTATCCGAGAAAAACACAGCAGCTTATATCCATATTCTCAGCAGTTATGCTTTGAATCCTCGGAACACCTGGATGATCGGCAATTCGCCGCGATCAGACATCAATCCAGCGCTCTCCGTTGGGATGAATGCCGTTTTTATACCTCATGACTTTACATGGGTTCTAGAGCATGAGGTTGTAGATCAACCGAATCCAACGAGCCAGCTACTCAAGTTAGCGGCATTTCCTGACCTTCAGCTCTATTTCTGA
- the glmU gene encoding bifunctional UDP-N-acetylglucosamine diphosphorylase/glucosamine-1-phosphate N-acetyltransferase GlmU: MSELGVVILAAGKGTRLKSRRPKVLHAIGGRALLEHVIDAAKTVAPAEEIFCIVGHEAERVKAAVERTGVGFVLQAEQLGTGHALQMVKAEFALSGAAPPKNLLVLSGDVPLIKTETLQRMIAFHHEQKASMTILTAVPADPAGYGRVMRPSAAAAEVLGIVEQKDLKPEQLESPEINSGIYCFETDALFTQLDKLQTNNANGEFYLTDVAALLVNEGKHVVALPADSVDEVLGANTIAEMMHLDAAMRMEAARRLMAQGVTIFRPETCVIDLQVQVGADTVIEPFVQLLGATKIGSECRVRSYSVIQGSTLGDGVLVRNGCVLDDAVVSDSAQLGPYAHLRPGSEIGEGAHLGNFVETKKVKMGRGSKANHLSYLGDAVIGAGVNVGAGAITCNYDGVHKHTTTIGDGVFVGSDSTLVAPVSLGDGAYVAAGSCITEDVPGGALALGRSRQVTKPEWATKKRAERESEKV, from the coding sequence ATGAGTGAGTTGGGTGTTGTGATTCTGGCGGCTGGTAAGGGCACGCGGCTGAAGTCGCGCAGGCCGAAGGTGCTGCATGCAATTGGCGGCCGCGCGTTGCTGGAGCATGTGATCGACGCGGCGAAGACAGTGGCCCCGGCGGAGGAGATCTTTTGCATCGTAGGGCATGAGGCGGAGCGAGTGAAGGCCGCCGTCGAGCGCACAGGTGTAGGGTTTGTGCTGCAGGCCGAGCAGCTCGGGACAGGGCATGCGCTGCAGATGGTGAAGGCAGAGTTTGCGCTGAGCGGCGCGGCTCCGCCGAAGAACCTGCTGGTGCTGAGCGGCGATGTGCCGCTGATCAAGACGGAGACGCTGCAGCGGATGATTGCGTTTCATCATGAGCAGAAGGCTTCGATGACGATCCTGACAGCGGTGCCTGCTGACCCGGCGGGCTATGGGCGCGTGATGCGGCCCAGTGCTGCTGCGGCTGAGGTGCTGGGGATCGTCGAACAGAAGGACCTAAAGCCGGAGCAACTGGAGTCGCCGGAGATCAACTCCGGGATTTATTGCTTTGAGACGGATGCTTTGTTTACGCAGCTGGACAAGCTGCAGACGAACAATGCGAATGGTGAGTTCTATCTGACCGACGTGGCCGCACTGCTGGTGAATGAGGGCAAGCACGTGGTCGCGTTGCCAGCGGACAGCGTGGACGAGGTGCTGGGGGCGAACACCATCGCCGAGATGATGCACCTGGATGCGGCGATGCGGATGGAGGCTGCGCGTCGGCTGATGGCGCAGGGAGTGACGATCTTCCGGCCGGAGACCTGCGTGATCGACCTGCAGGTGCAGGTGGGCGCGGATACGGTGATTGAGCCATTCGTGCAGCTGCTTGGCGCGACGAAGATCGGGAGCGAGTGCCGCGTACGGAGCTACTCGGTGATTCAGGGCTCGACGCTGGGTGATGGCGTGCTGGTGCGGAATGGATGCGTGCTCGACGATGCGGTAGTGTCCGACAGCGCGCAACTGGGGCCGTATGCGCATCTGCGGCCGGGCAGCGAGATTGGCGAAGGCGCGCATCTGGGGAACTTTGTCGAGACGAAGAAGGTGAAGATGGGCAGGGGCTCGAAGGCCAACCACCTGAGCTACCTGGGCGACGCGGTGATTGGTGCGGGGGTGAATGTGGGCGCCGGTGCGATTACGTGCAACTACGATGGGGTGCACAAGCACACCACAACGATCGGCGATGGGGTGTTTGTGGGGTCGGATTCGACGCTGGTGGCGCCTGTGTCGTTGGGCGACGGGGCGTATGTTGCGGCGGGTTCGTGTATTACTGAGGATGTGCCTGGCGGAGCGCTTGCGCTGGGACGTAGCCGACAGGTGACCAAACCCGAGTGGGCTACGAAGAAGAGAGCAGAGCGGGAGAGCGAAAAGGTGTAG
- a CDS encoding MBL fold metallo-hydrolase, whose product MIRETLSVGLLGCNCTILGDEVSHEAIVIDPGYDIPRILGILSKHLLSVKQIVVTHAHIDHIASAQSLKAITGAPIIYSKDDLPLVAIMDVQASWFGLAVPDVQPPDHSPKDDERISVKGIESKVIFTPGHSEGSLCLYIPSESLLLAGDTLFAGGIGRTDFPGGNMDKLMNSLHERLLPLPDKTIVVPGHGLETTIGTERRENPFLR is encoded by the coding sequence GTGATTCGTGAGACGTTGTCCGTTGGCTTACTAGGTTGCAACTGCACCATACTCGGAGACGAGGTTTCTCACGAGGCCATCGTCATAGACCCCGGATATGACATCCCTCGAATCTTGGGCATTTTGTCTAAACACCTACTGAGTGTTAAGCAGATCGTTGTAACCCACGCACACATCGACCACATCGCAAGCGCACAGAGTCTTAAGGCGATAACAGGCGCTCCCATCATCTACAGCAAGGACGACTTGCCGCTGGTGGCCATCATGGACGTTCAAGCAAGTTGGTTTGGCCTGGCAGTTCCTGATGTTCAACCTCCTGATCACTCCCCTAAAGATGACGAGAGGATCAGCGTAAAAGGGATCGAGAGCAAGGTGATATTCACCCCAGGACATTCTGAGGGCAGTCTTTGTCTCTACATACCTTCTGAAAGTCTGCTGCTGGCCGGAGACACTCTGTTTGCGGGTGGCATTGGCAGAACTGACTTTCCCGGTGGCAACATGGACAAACTAATGAACAGTCTTCACGAGCGGCTACTTCCCTTACCCGACAAGACAATCGTAGTTCCAGGCCATGGCCTGGAAACCACAATCGGGACTGAGCGGCGCGAGAACCCCTTTCTCAGATAG
- a CDS encoding 4a-hydroxytetrahydrobiopterin dehydratase has translation METIQGQELLDAVMELPGWGLESHELVRVVTFEDFVAAMAFVNRVAAVAETAGHHPDIDIRYNKVRLALVTHDAGNVITQKDLDVARKLSALLDE, from the coding sequence ATGGAGACGATTCAGGGGCAGGAACTGCTGGACGCTGTGATGGAGCTGCCGGGGTGGGGGCTCGAAAGCCATGAGCTGGTGCGGGTGGTTACGTTTGAGGACTTTGTTGCGGCGATGGCGTTTGTGAACCGGGTAGCTGCGGTGGCTGAAACTGCAGGCCATCATCCTGACATCGACATACGGTACAACAAGGTGCGGCTGGCGCTGGTAACCCACGACGCAGGTAACGTCATTACGCAGAAGGACCTGGATGTTGCGCGCAAATTGAGTGCGCTGCTGGACGAATAG
- the ribB gene encoding 3,4-dihydroxy-2-butanone-4-phosphate synthase, producing MPDSHENPSTPTSGFVTIEEAIADFRAGRMIVVVDDEDRENEGDLTLAAEFCTPEAINFMAKYGRGLICLTLTEERADHLRLSPMTQENTSRFGTAFTESIEAREGVTTGISAADRAHTIQVAINPTSGPNDLARPGHVFPLRARKGGVLVRAGQTEAACDLARIAGLIPAGVICEIMNEDGTMARVPDLIQFCKTHGLKMVTVADLIRYRMRTERYVHRLGEAQLPTEHGEFRMIAYKNSAELTEKDIMGSSDATCESHTALVFGDVSAGDEPVLVRVQTHCLTGGVFGSTLCSCAATIDASLAAIAAAGRGALIYLHQTNRGFGIGGSALQPHLSFHRSEQPADAARECPPRDAQRILRQIGIGGQILSDLGIRKIRLLTNHPSHVPALQGFGIEIVEHIPITLLPVLNH from the coding sequence ATGCCTGATTCTCACGAAAATCCGTCTACACCAACGTCCGGGTTCGTCACCATCGAAGAGGCCATCGCGGACTTCCGTGCCGGCCGCATGATCGTCGTCGTGGACGACGAGGACCGCGAGAACGAAGGCGACCTCACCCTTGCCGCCGAGTTCTGCACCCCTGAAGCCATCAACTTCATGGCGAAGTACGGCCGCGGCCTCATCTGCCTCACCCTCACCGAGGAACGCGCCGACCATCTGCGCCTAAGCCCCATGACGCAGGAGAACACCTCCCGCTTCGGCACCGCCTTTACCGAGTCCATCGAGGCCCGCGAAGGCGTCACCACAGGCATCTCCGCCGCCGACCGCGCCCACACCATCCAGGTCGCCATCAACCCCACCTCCGGCCCCAACGACCTCGCCCGCCCCGGCCACGTCTTCCCCCTCCGCGCCCGCAAGGGGGGTGTCCTGGTCCGCGCCGGCCAGACCGAGGCCGCCTGCGACCTAGCCCGCATCGCCGGTCTCATCCCGGCCGGGGTCATCTGCGAGATCATGAACGAAGACGGCACCATGGCCCGGGTGCCCGACCTCATCCAATTTTGTAAAACGCACGGTTTGAAGATGGTCACCGTTGCCGATCTGATTCGCTACCGCATGCGGACAGAACGCTACGTGCATCGTCTCGGCGAAGCGCAACTGCCCACTGAACATGGCGAGTTTCGCATGATCGCCTACAAGAACTCCGCTGAGTTGACAGAGAAGGACATTATGGGTTCTAGCGACGCCACCTGCGAATCGCACACAGCACTCGTCTTCGGCGACGTATCCGCGGGCGACGAACCCGTTCTTGTACGCGTGCAGACGCACTGCCTCACCGGCGGCGTATTTGGCTCAACACTCTGCAGCTGCGCCGCCACAATAGACGCCTCTCTCGCGGCCATTGCTGCCGCCGGTCGCGGCGCGCTGATCTACCTGCACCAGACAAATCGTGGCTTTGGGATAGGCGGATCGGCGTTGCAGCCACATCTCAGCTTCCACCGCAGTGAGCAGCCGGCAGATGCAGCGAGGGAGTGCCCTCCGCGAGATGCTCAACGCATTCTGCGTCAGATAGGCATCGGCGGCCAGATACTCTCCGACCTCGGTATTCGCAAGATCCGCCTTCTCACCAACCACCCGTCGCACGTACCTGCGTTACAGGGTTTTGGTATTGAGATCGTAGAACACATTCCAATCACACTGTTGCCAGTACTCAATCACTAA
- a CDS encoding pyridoxal phosphate-dependent aminotransferase: protein MNFSTRTSWNLAENDFAKATRMAREAGRGLLDLTASNPTSCGFSLLPGFLDELARSDAATYMPDPFGMLSARAAVAAYYSDLGVNVPYEHIALTTSTSEAYSYLFRLLCNAGDEILVAQTSYPLFDFIANLDDVCLKHYPLHYDPNADEDHSWAIDLDMLVANITSRTRAIVLVHPNNPTGHYVSLKERAALYQLCSAHNLALIVDEVFLDYSLSLPQATFAATESPCLTFVLSGLSKVCALPQMKCSWIVTSGPKEIIREALARLEVIADTFLSMNAPIQHALPGWLAGRRPVQRQIIGRMRDNLATLDARLLDTSAHRLALQGGWTVVLRVPRTINDVPFAEAALANDVLVQPGDFYGLPEGRIVLSLLTPPDLWRRGLTCLPIDGE, encoded by the coding sequence ATGAACTTTTCTACCCGGACATCCTGGAATCTTGCTGAAAACGATTTTGCAAAGGCTACTCGCATGGCCCGAGAGGCTGGTCGCGGTCTGCTTGATCTCACCGCTTCTAATCCAACTTCTTGCGGCTTCTCGCTGCTACCTGGGTTCCTTGACGAACTTGCTCGTTCCGATGCTGCGACATATATGCCCGACCCCTTTGGGATGCTCTCTGCCCGAGCTGCTGTAGCTGCTTACTATAGTGACCTCGGTGTCAATGTGCCCTACGAGCACATCGCATTGACCACGTCTACCAGTGAGGCTTACAGCTATCTTTTTCGCCTTCTCTGCAACGCCGGGGATGAAATTCTTGTTGCACAAACGAGTTATCCCTTATTTGATTTCATCGCCAATCTCGATGACGTCTGCCTCAAGCATTACCCTTTGCACTATGATCCAAACGCTGATGAAGATCACTCGTGGGCCATTGATTTGGATATGCTCGTGGCCAACATCACCTCTCGCACACGAGCGATTGTTCTTGTCCATCCCAACAATCCGACGGGACACTACGTGTCATTGAAAGAACGAGCGGCACTCTATCAGCTTTGTAGCGCCCACAACCTCGCTCTGATCGTAGATGAGGTCTTCCTCGACTACTCGCTGAGTCTGCCCCAAGCAACTTTCGCGGCCACCGAGTCTCCATGCCTCACGTTTGTTCTGAGTGGTCTCAGCAAGGTGTGTGCGCTCCCGCAGATGAAATGCTCATGGATTGTGACATCCGGACCTAAGGAAATCATCCGGGAGGCTCTTGCCCGACTTGAGGTCATCGCCGATACCTTTCTCTCGATGAATGCTCCTATTCAACACGCTCTTCCCGGTTGGCTTGCAGGGAGGAGACCGGTTCAAAGGCAGATCATTGGACGCATGCGTGACAACCTGGCGACGCTTGATGCAAGGCTACTAGATACCTCCGCTCACAGGCTTGCGCTCCAAGGAGGTTGGACAGTCGTTCTTCGAGTTCCTCGAACGATCAACGATGTTCCATTCGCTGAAGCAGCGCTCGCGAACGATGTGCTTGTCCAACCTGGAGACTTTTATGGGTTGCCTGAAGGGCGGATTGTGCTGAGTCTGCTAACGCCTCCTGATCTTTGGAGACGGGGGCTTACGTGCCTGCCTATCGATGGAGAATAG
- a CDS encoding HAD family phosphatase — protein sequence MANIQAVLFDYGMVLSGPPDQAAKERMEMLLNATSERFHDAYWRFRDAYDRGVLNAAEYWLAVASALQRKVAPNTLEALIEADTEHWGQPNEPMIAWALVLQQTGVKTGILSNIGDAMEESILSRFSWMNGFSHRTFSHRLKIAKPDIAIYHYAAQGLKTQPAEILFIDDREENVLAARTAGMVALRYDNHEAFVAGLQGLGQTDLPPLKNNI from the coding sequence ATGGCTAACATTCAGGCTGTGTTGTTTGACTATGGAATGGTCTTGAGCGGTCCCCCGGACCAGGCAGCGAAAGAGCGCATGGAAATGCTGCTTAATGCTACCAGTGAGCGCTTTCATGACGCGTATTGGCGGTTTCGTGATGCATATGATCGCGGGGTGCTCAATGCCGCGGAATACTGGCTTGCCGTGGCATCTGCGCTGCAGCGCAAAGTCGCTCCAAACACTCTTGAGGCCTTAATCGAGGCAGACACGGAACACTGGGGCCAGCCGAATGAACCCATGATAGCCTGGGCGCTGGTCCTGCAACAAACCGGCGTCAAGACAGGGATTCTCTCCAACATTGGAGATGCTATGGAGGAAAGCATTCTCAGCCGGTTTAGCTGGATGAATGGATTCTCCCATCGCACCTTCTCTCACAGATTGAAGATCGCTAAACCCGATATAGCTATATATCACTACGCGGCACAGGGGCTGAAGACACAGCCAGCCGAGATATTGTTCATCGACGACCGCGAAGAAAATGTCCTGGCTGCCCGAACGGCCGGCATGGTTGCTTTGCGATACGACAATCATGAAGCATTCGTGGCAGGATTACAGGGATTGGGACAAACGGACCTGCCGCCGCTAAAAAATAATATCTGA
- a CDS encoding peptidase S10 yields MNPRVRLIAVSALASLLMPLVLTAQETAPAPQQRSEAGPRQRGGNGAAATPEGELPIPPETTSVTHHEWTAGSRPVKYTATAGNLLIKGVGQDAKPIGSMFYVAYTEDGVPAKSRPITFLYNGGPGSATIWLHMGSVGPVRVVTRSPKASGAPPYEVVPNQYSLLDKSDLVFIDAPLTGYSRLVGKGKATDFAGVDQDIRAFNEFITRYITINQRWGSPKFLFGESYGTPRSAALVASLNNDGIAFNGVVLLSSVLNYFVNSPGYDLDTKRYIPSYAAIAWYYNKVPHTGTMPDFIQKVREWDRTVYAPALDQGDMLPPAQFDAVAAQLASFTGLPVEYVKESKLRIQPTRFRKELLRNDAEILGRYDARFDGNDVDSAGENPGYDPSDTGISGVFVSAFHDYMQHELKYDPNTQYDLHAPGLNWDWHHRPSGAQGFGGGRGQGPVEPDTVIDLSDAMRKNPDLRVFSANGWFDLATPFFGTEHDLGQLMLPPAQLGNVQFGYYPAGHMVYLNVEALKEMHADLEKWYAK; encoded by the coding sequence GTGAACCCACGCGTTAGACTCATCGCCGTATCCGCGCTCGCATCCTTGCTCATGCCTCTCGTCCTCACCGCGCAGGAGACAGCCCCCGCGCCCCAGCAACGCTCTGAAGCCGGTCCGCGCCAGCGCGGCGGCAACGGCGCAGCCGCAACGCCGGAAGGCGAGCTGCCCATCCCGCCGGAGACAACCTCGGTCACTCATCATGAGTGGACGGCCGGCTCGCGCCCGGTCAAGTACACCGCTACTGCCGGCAACCTTCTCATCAAGGGTGTTGGGCAGGACGCCAAGCCCATCGGCAGCATGTTCTACGTCGCCTACACGGAGGACGGTGTCCCCGCGAAGTCGCGCCCCATCACCTTCCTCTACAACGGCGGCCCCGGTTCGGCGACGATCTGGCTGCACATGGGCTCGGTAGGCCCGGTCCGCGTCGTCACCCGTAGCCCCAAGGCCAGCGGCGCTCCTCCGTATGAGGTGGTTCCGAACCAGTACTCGCTGCTTGACAAGTCCGACCTCGTCTTCATCGACGCTCCTCTGACCGGCTACTCCCGCCTCGTTGGCAAGGGCAAGGCCACTGACTTCGCCGGCGTCGATCAGGACATCCGCGCCTTCAACGAGTTCATCACTCGCTACATCACCATCAACCAGCGCTGGGGATCGCCTAAGTTCCTCTTCGGCGAAAGCTACGGGACGCCGCGCTCCGCCGCGCTCGTTGCCTCGCTCAACAACGACGGCATCGCCTTCAACGGCGTGGTCCTGCTCTCATCGGTTCTGAACTACTTCGTTAACTCTCCAGGCTACGACCTTGATACCAAGCGCTATATCCCGAGCTATGCCGCCATTGCGTGGTACTACAACAAGGTCCCGCACACCGGCACCATGCCGGACTTCATTCAAAAGGTCCGAGAGTGGGACCGCACCGTGTATGCCCCTGCGCTCGACCAGGGCGACATGCTTCCTCCTGCCCAGTTCGACGCAGTCGCCGCCCAGCTCGCCAGCTTCACCGGTCTCCCCGTCGAGTACGTCAAGGAGTCCAAGCTCCGCATCCAACCCACCCGCTTCCGCAAGGAGCTCCTCCGCAACGATGCCGAGATCCTCGGCCGCTACGACGCCCGCTTTGACGGCAACGACGTCGACTCCGCCGGCGAAAATCCCGGCTACGATCCCTCCGACACCGGCATCTCCGGCGTCTTTGTCTCGGCCTTCCACGACTACATGCAGCACGAGCTCAAGTACGATCCCAACACCCAGTACGATCTCCACGCCCCCGGCCTCAACTGGGACTGGCACCACCGTCCCTCCGGCGCCCAGGGCTTTGGCGGCGGACGCGGTCAGGGGCCGGTCGAGCCCGACACCGTCATCGACCTCTCCGACGCCATGCGCAAGAACCCCGACCTGCGCGTCTTCTCGGCGAACGGCTGGTTCGATCTCGCCACGCCGTTCTTCGGCACGGAGCATGACCTCGGCCAGCTGATGCTGCCCCCAGCACAGCTCGGCAACGTGCAGTTCGGTTACTATCCTGCCGGACACATGGTCTATCTCAACGTCGAGGCGCTCAAGGAGATGCATGCCGACCTCGAGAAGTGGTACGCCAAGTAG